A region of Fimbriimonadaceae bacterium DNA encodes the following proteins:
- a CDS encoding Glucose 1-dehydrogenase → MTDLAGKVALVTGAGSGLGEATAKLLAERGARVGLLGRTEDELLEVKKAIGTSGLVLPADVSKEADVRDACNRLATEYGTLDIVFANAGINGVWAPLQDLKFEEWRETLAINLDGTFLTLKYSVPYLMGHGGSVIITSSVNGTRMFSNTGATAYSCSKAAQVAMAKMLALELAKHRIRVNVICPGRIESEIRDNTEKRNVEQVEEKVEYKQGEIPLTRGEAGTAEQVAQLVAFLASEESTHITGTEIFIDGAQSLLVG, encoded by the coding sequence ATGACTGACCTGGCCGGCAAAGTGGCCCTGGTAACCGGCGCGGGTTCCGGCCTTGGCGAAGCCACCGCGAAACTACTGGCCGAGCGGGGCGCGCGGGTCGGCTTGCTGGGGAGAACGGAAGACGAGCTCTTGGAAGTGAAGAAGGCGATTGGCACTAGCGGCCTCGTTCTGCCTGCCGATGTCTCGAAGGAAGCGGATGTGCGGGATGCCTGCAACCGTCTGGCGACTGAATACGGCACATTGGATATCGTCTTCGCCAACGCCGGCATTAACGGGGTCTGGGCGCCGCTGCAAGACCTGAAGTTCGAGGAGTGGCGGGAAACCCTCGCGATCAACCTGGACGGTACGTTCCTTACCTTGAAGTACTCCGTGCCCTATCTGATGGGTCATGGGGGTTCGGTGATTATCACGTCTTCGGTGAATGGGACTCGGATGTTTTCAAACACCGGCGCGACCGCCTACTCGTGCAGCAAGGCCGCCCAGGTGGCGATGGCCAAAATGCTCGCGCTCGAGCTGGCTAAGCACCGGATCAGAGTGAATGTGATTTGTCCGGGGCGTATCGAATCAGAGATTCGGGACAACACGGAAAAGCGCAACGTGGAACAAGTCGAAGAAAAGGTCGAATATAAGCAGGGCGAGATCCCGCTCACGAGGGGCGAGGCCGGTACGGCGGAGCAGGTCGCCCAGTTGGTGGCTTTTCTGGCCAGCGAGGAGTCGACCCATATCACCGGAACCGAGATCTTTATCGACGGCGCCCAGTCGCTTCTGGTGGGATAG
- the addB gene encoding ATP-dependent helicase/deoxyribonuclease subunit B, whose product MANRSAKVIPISPSCAELPSIIQAFCRKDGRILCASESLVRRAAGWLPEGYDHPILIGELARSVLMLLGESFAPSAGAGHQRAMIRQICEDLEPDSWFYRSRERPGLHRAMVDALSRLRHWGWTEERLAGVAESGSKLAEIAGFIGFLNDRLRAVGFELVSDRYRRCMELQPQEVPGVRRVLAVLGYNQDPLAVEWLGWLASTGADVSIVVEDHPRFSRRHEGLVVSYEKEHWTHSLFTESLPSKLPIQLKIESMNDVLGECEWTLRSILDLQRHGSVSDEIGIFVRQTDSYAPLLMASAVRLGVQLSISARVPLLTTGFAATVVALLEALAQNDVRRLERVFAGSYFDLSREQQRRVSEAVRAAHRSRERAWQELGAWAETETEEMPWIGKLLKWREKALAEPASWQMWCGRLIELGHQLPFVDEASKKSNPYQLRDIRSQQVMQRSLIEAIDSKPCDLPLFVRRAMLLWEQETVILPGSLTGVRVSSDPVNLVGVKHLFAMGMSEGVFPQRQTEDAILFDSDIQLLNGSAGEPIPTSQDLARQERDLFIRVCSIPSESLTLSYPQSEDDRDNIPAFYLSEIERISAGNVAKRRFAFRDFAPEPEACLAPADLALAESLRSSAVIPVSPRLAEQAALSLVRTEDDSSYSPRELQAVIDCAFRASMRYRLEVAQPLERRLQFVLPDLAERANLAQMTTTEQAAAALWHAFSDWTDRHYAELDAHERELLAAAARRYFAEVVDREFAAREVWPREPSDTQARVDIGQQGLFGQFKIGETQVNLRFTAPFLTETAAGSRIIQFEATEEDRNQHEAPLDRALLALIQQKRSPSTFIEVDAATGKRTLLIADATGRIEHRKNRRKDLVERQLVEGDLRAAFTSAKRQAAEAVQKWRTHDMAPTPGPVCEQCDFGDVCRWSRAYSDEIDVFRNLEDQ is encoded by the coding sequence ATGGCCAACCGCTCGGCGAAGGTAATCCCGATTTCGCCGTCCTGCGCCGAACTCCCTTCTATCATCCAGGCGTTCTGTCGCAAGGATGGCCGGATCTTGTGCGCTTCGGAGAGCCTCGTTCGGCGTGCCGCCGGATGGTTGCCGGAAGGATACGATCATCCGATTTTGATTGGCGAGCTCGCCCGGTCGGTTCTCATGCTGTTGGGCGAGTCCTTTGCCCCATCTGCCGGAGCGGGACACCAGCGAGCAATGATCCGCCAGATTTGCGAAGACCTCGAGCCCGACTCATGGTTCTATCGGAGCCGGGAACGACCAGGGCTGCATCGGGCCATGGTCGACGCCCTCTCCCGGTTGCGGCACTGGGGCTGGACCGAAGAACGTCTTGCCGGCGTGGCCGAGTCAGGGTCGAAGCTCGCGGAAATCGCCGGCTTCATCGGTTTCCTCAACGACCGCTTGCGCGCGGTCGGCTTCGAGTTGGTTTCGGACCGTTACCGGCGGTGTATGGAGCTTCAGCCCCAGGAGGTCCCAGGTGTTCGCCGTGTCCTTGCCGTTCTGGGTTACAACCAGGATCCGCTGGCCGTCGAATGGCTCGGTTGGCTGGCATCCACCGGCGCCGACGTCTCGATTGTGGTCGAGGACCACCCAAGGTTTTCCCGTCGCCACGAGGGGTTGGTCGTCAGTTACGAAAAAGAGCACTGGACGCATTCGCTGTTTACAGAGTCGCTCCCCTCCAAGTTGCCGATTCAATTGAAGATCGAGAGCATGAACGATGTCCTAGGTGAGTGCGAATGGACCCTGCGATCCATCCTCGATCTGCAACGGCACGGGTCGGTCTCGGATGAGATCGGCATTTTTGTTCGCCAAACGGATTCGTACGCTCCTCTGCTCATGGCGAGCGCGGTTCGCTTGGGGGTCCAGCTCTCGATTTCGGCTAGGGTTCCCCTGCTGACGACAGGGTTTGCCGCGACGGTCGTGGCGCTACTTGAAGCGCTTGCCCAGAACGACGTAAGACGTTTGGAGCGAGTTTTCGCGGGCAGCTATTTCGACCTGAGCCGCGAACAGCAAAGGCGGGTGTCTGAAGCAGTTCGTGCGGCCCACCGCAGTAGAGAACGGGCATGGCAGGAGCTTGGCGCCTGGGCCGAGACTGAAACCGAAGAGATGCCGTGGATCGGGAAGCTTCTCAAGTGGAGGGAGAAAGCACTCGCCGAACCGGCTTCCTGGCAGATGTGGTGCGGAAGACTCATCGAACTGGGCCACCAACTCCCCTTTGTGGACGAAGCCTCCAAGAAATCGAACCCCTATCAGTTGCGAGACATTCGGTCGCAGCAGGTCATGCAGCGGTCACTGATCGAGGCGATCGACAGTAAGCCATGCGACCTCCCGCTGTTCGTTCGGAGGGCAATGCTGCTTTGGGAGCAGGAAACCGTCATCCTGCCTGGCTCGCTGACCGGCGTGCGGGTCTCTTCAGATCCGGTCAACCTCGTCGGCGTCAAGCACTTGTTTGCCATGGGAATGTCAGAGGGCGTCTTCCCCCAGCGTCAAACCGAGGATGCCATCCTCTTTGACAGCGATATTCAGCTTCTGAACGGGTCCGCCGGGGAGCCGATTCCCACAAGCCAGGACTTGGCCCGCCAGGAACGGGACCTCTTCATCCGCGTCTGTTCGATTCCTTCAGAGTCCCTTACGCTTTCCTATCCGCAGTCCGAGGACGACCGCGATAACATCCCCGCCTTCTACCTCTCCGAGATCGAGCGAATCTCCGCCGGCAATGTGGCCAAGCGACGGTTCGCCTTCCGGGATTTCGCACCGGAGCCGGAGGCATGCCTTGCGCCGGCTGATCTGGCACTCGCCGAGTCGCTTCGCTCTTCGGCTGTTATCCCCGTGAGCCCCAGGCTTGCGGAACAGGCGGCACTCTCCCTCGTTCGGACCGAGGACGATTCAAGTTACTCCCCCCGGGAACTGCAGGCTGTGATCGACTGCGCCTTCCGGGCCTCTATGCGCTACCGGCTAGAGGTTGCGCAACCCTTGGAACGTCGGCTGCAGTTCGTGCTGCCGGACTTGGCCGAGCGAGCGAATCTCGCCCAGATGACGACGACCGAACAGGCCGCGGCTGCCCTCTGGCACGCGTTCAGTGACTGGACAGACCGGCACTATGCCGAGCTGGACGCCCATGAACGCGAGCTTCTCGCAGCCGCAGCGAGGCGCTACTTTGCAGAGGTGGTGGATCGAGAGTTCGCCGCGCGGGAGGTGTGGCCCAGAGAGCCGAGTGATACACAAGCCAGGGTGGACATTGGTCAGCAAGGACTGTTTGGCCAGTTCAAGATCGGCGAAACGCAGGTCAATCTTCGGTTTACGGCTCCCTTCTTGACCGAAACCGCAGCGGGATCCCGGATCATTCAGTTCGAGGCCACCGAGGAGGATCGCAACCAGCACGAGGCACCCCTCGACCGCGCGCTTTTGGCGCTGATTCAGCAGAAGCGATCCCCCTCCACCTTCATCGAGGTCGACGCGGCAACTGGGAAGCGAACTCTGCTGATCGCCGATGCGACCGGCAGGATCGAACACCGAAAGAACCGGCGCAAGGACCTCGTTGAGAGACAGTTGGTGGAAGGCGATCTACGTGCCGCTTTCACCTCGGCAAAGCGGCAGGCTGCAGAAGCCGTGCAGAAATGGCGGACCCACGATATGGCGCCAACGCCTGGTCCCGTCTGCGAGCAGTGTGACTTCGGCGACGTGTGCCGGTGGTCGCGCGCCTACTCGGACGAGATCGATGTTTTCCGGAATTTGGAGGACCAATGA
- the hutH gene encoding Histidine ammonia-lyase, whose amino-acid sequence MIELDGSAIPLAVLRRIADATTELRLSEPAKIRMLRAVETVRNIVESGEPAYGVNTGFGRLSDVTIPRDEIEQLQLNLVRSHACGVGEPLPVRDVRAMMALRANVLAKGHSGARIETAELLLAMLNRGLVPVIPSRGSVGASGDLAPLAHLAMALIGEGEVFANGRRQQSADALAGQGLSPLKLQAKEGLALLNGTQAMCAVGGLALERARRLVETADLAGAMTLDALLGTPVAFDERIHDLRPHSGQSASARRLREYLAGSQIRESHLQGDPRVQDAYSLRCMPQVHGAVQDAIDHAIGVVETETGSATDNPLIFPETGDVLSGGNFHGAPVAMALDYAAIALTSLMAISERRIDRLINPDLNEHLPPFLSQHPGSSSGFMIPHVVAVSLLNEARVLAHPASCDNAPTSGGKEDHVSMGMTAASKLRTVVDHATLVLAIELIVAAEGLEYRHPLRSGVAVEEAFAKVRSLIPRLEQDRPLTKDIESLAERISVGL is encoded by the coding sequence GTGATCGAACTGGATGGGTCGGCGATTCCACTGGCGGTTCTGCGTCGCATCGCCGACGCCACAACCGAACTTCGGCTGTCCGAACCGGCCAAGATCAGGATGCTGCGAGCCGTCGAAACCGTCCGCAACATCGTCGAGTCCGGCGAACCCGCCTACGGCGTCAACACCGGCTTTGGCCGGCTCTCCGACGTCACGATCCCCCGGGACGAGATCGAACAGCTGCAACTCAACCTTGTGCGGAGCCATGCGTGCGGCGTCGGCGAGCCCCTCCCTGTGCGCGATGTCCGGGCGATGATGGCGCTGCGGGCGAATGTCCTCGCCAAGGGCCATAGCGGCGCACGCATAGAAACCGCCGAGCTCCTGCTGGCGATGCTAAACCGCGGTCTCGTCCCGGTCATTCCGAGTCGGGGATCGGTCGGAGCGAGCGGCGATCTTGCCCCCCTTGCCCACTTGGCGATGGCCCTGATTGGCGAGGGCGAAGTGTTCGCCAACGGCCGGCGACAGCAATCCGCTGATGCCCTGGCCGGCCAAGGCCTCTCGCCGCTAAAGCTGCAAGCAAAGGAGGGTCTCGCGCTTCTCAACGGAACCCAGGCGATGTGCGCGGTCGGCGGGCTCGCCCTTGAGCGGGCGCGACGCTTGGTCGAGACGGCCGACCTGGCCGGCGCAATGACGCTCGATGCGCTGCTCGGCACGCCGGTCGCGTTCGACGAGAGGATCCATGACCTTCGTCCTCATTCGGGACAGTCGGCGAGTGCCCGCCGATTGCGCGAATATCTCGCCGGCTCCCAAATCCGGGAGTCGCACCTCCAAGGCGATCCGCGGGTCCAAGACGCCTACTCGCTCCGTTGCATGCCGCAGGTCCACGGAGCCGTTCAGGATGCGATCGACCATGCGATCGGCGTCGTGGAGACGGAAACCGGCTCGGCAACCGATAACCCGCTGATCTTTCCCGAGACCGGCGACGTCCTATCCGGCGGCAACTTCCACGGCGCGCCGGTTGCGATGGCGTTGGACTACGCGGCGATCGCCCTCACGAGCTTGATGGCGATCAGCGAGCGCCGGATCGACCGCCTGATCAACCCGGACCTGAACGAGCACCTTCCGCCGTTCCTCAGCCAGCATCCCGGCAGCTCCTCGGGCTTTATGATTCCCCACGTGGTCGCGGTGTCTCTGCTCAACGAAGCACGCGTCCTCGCCCACCCGGCGAGCTGCGACAATGCCCCCACCAGCGGGGGGAAGGAGGACCACGTTTCGATGGGCATGACCGCGGCCAGCAAGCTCCGAACCGTGGTCGACCATGCCACCCTGGTGCTGGCGATCGAGCTGATTGTCGCTGCGGAAGGATTGGAGTACCGGCACCCGCTCCGCTCCGGCGTCGCGGTCGAGGAAGCGTTTGCCAAGGTACGTTCCCTCATTCCGAGGCTGGAGCAGGACCGACCTCTTACTAAGGATATCGAATCGTTAGCCGAACGAATCTCAGTCGGGCTTTAG
- the addA gene encoding ATP-dependent helicase/nuclease subunit A: MNAPTIEQQSVIDSTAEKLVVVAAAGAGKTFTLVSRYLRHVVEDGLAPSEILTITFTRKAAAEMKERIVGVLREKGLLDEAQQAETGPVSTIHSFCDRILRENALAAGLDPQFKTVEGGEFNAIVDECLRSVIADAWDLEENVRSVIERLAGESEWGSQTYSGKLTTRIKVLLEAFRSSVDLNDLAARYASAETTLREWNRVFLGRDEVPDFDSQDFRETMKAALKAYKAESGKREAESDIEEAELTSGLVILTCHVWRALEHRMQLLQRFDHDAQERMAVELVERNPQVRERLQQKFKALLVDETQDVNPWQYRLIDALGVERHLTVGDPQQSMYRFRNAVPQLFIDRMEHATTMRLTKNFRSEATILAYIDRFFGQQWGEAYRPLLQPSQGADLFTSDPDSYEGVEYWQTNSPVVDVPTATATFVKQLLGEGYKLGDIAILCTRNAQASSVSRTLATAGLRSRILGGSQDFYTRMEIRDMANMVHVLTGSTEILRLLAALHSPIIGLSLDACVRLAAQDDPFAALALLEPVAEGDADAIRLIKEWMLPLREYGDRMTAWELVAEILYATPYLASIARRPDKDQRLANVRKLQSIAASDMNVTGRQFAEALRDVHRLQHKENDAIAYDREDDAAIISTIHKAKGLEFPVVVLPYLGEWKPQVTFGRKTEVQPATGLVVLSERDIMQCGRFRLLRHCQEGQEAEREQHRNLYVAMTRAKERLCLGVLGNPQTKSLAITLISALGDKPRGVRHRMLAEGVSDPEDWE, encoded by the coding sequence ATGAACGCGCCGACGATCGAGCAGCAGAGCGTCATCGATTCGACGGCCGAAAAGCTCGTCGTGGTGGCGGCCGCCGGCGCCGGCAAGACGTTTACCCTTGTTTCGCGGTACCTGCGCCATGTGGTTGAGGATGGGCTCGCTCCCAGCGAGATCCTGACGATCACGTTCACCCGTAAGGCGGCAGCCGAAATGAAGGAGCGCATCGTCGGTGTGCTTCGAGAGAAAGGGCTATTGGACGAGGCACAACAGGCGGAGACGGGACCGGTTAGCACCATCCACAGCTTTTGCGACCGGATTCTGCGGGAGAACGCTTTGGCTGCGGGCCTCGATCCTCAATTCAAAACCGTCGAAGGTGGCGAGTTCAATGCGATCGTGGACGAATGCCTCCGTTCGGTTATCGCCGATGCCTGGGACCTGGAAGAAAACGTTCGCAGCGTCATCGAGCGACTAGCCGGCGAATCGGAATGGGGGAGCCAGACCTACTCCGGAAAGCTCACGACTCGGATCAAAGTGCTGCTCGAAGCTTTCCGGTCCAGCGTCGACCTCAACGACCTCGCGGCCAGGTATGCATCGGCTGAGACCACCCTGCGGGAGTGGAACCGCGTCTTTCTGGGGCGAGACGAGGTGCCCGATTTCGATAGTCAGGACTTCCGGGAGACGATGAAGGCCGCGCTGAAGGCCTACAAGGCTGAATCGGGAAAGCGTGAAGCCGAGAGCGATATCGAGGAGGCGGAACTGACTTCCGGGCTGGTCATCCTCACCTGCCATGTCTGGCGGGCACTGGAACACCGGATGCAGCTGCTCCAGCGGTTCGACCACGATGCTCAGGAGCGGATGGCGGTTGAGCTTGTTGAGCGAAATCCTCAAGTAAGGGAACGACTCCAGCAGAAGTTCAAGGCCCTGCTCGTCGATGAGACCCAGGACGTGAATCCTTGGCAGTACCGGCTCATCGATGCTCTCGGGGTGGAACGGCACCTAACCGTCGGTGACCCCCAGCAATCGATGTACCGCTTCCGTAACGCGGTTCCGCAGCTGTTTATCGATCGGATGGAGCATGCCACGACCATGAGGCTCACCAAGAACTTCCGGTCGGAGGCCACGATTCTCGCCTATATCGATCGCTTTTTTGGTCAGCAATGGGGCGAGGCTTATCGACCGCTTTTGCAGCCCAGCCAGGGAGCCGACCTCTTCACATCGGATCCTGACAGCTACGAAGGGGTTGAGTACTGGCAGACAAATTCGCCGGTTGTGGACGTTCCCACCGCCACCGCAACCTTCGTCAAGCAACTGCTCGGCGAGGGATACAAGCTCGGCGATATCGCCATCTTGTGTACGCGAAATGCCCAGGCCTCGTCGGTTTCCCGAACCTTGGCGACCGCCGGTCTCCGGAGCCGGATTCTTGGTGGCTCGCAAGATTTCTACACGCGGATGGAAATCCGGGATATGGCGAACATGGTCCACGTCCTCACCGGATCGACGGAAATCCTTCGCTTGCTCGCCGCGCTTCACTCGCCGATTATCGGCTTGTCGCTCGACGCCTGCGTGCGGCTGGCGGCCCAGGACGATCCCTTTGCGGCACTCGCCCTGCTCGAGCCCGTTGCCGAAGGGGATGCGGACGCCATCCGGCTGATCAAAGAATGGATGCTGCCACTGCGGGAGTACGGCGACCGCATGACCGCTTGGGAGCTTGTCGCCGAGATTCTGTATGCGACCCCGTACCTGGCTTCGATAGCCAGGAGGCCGGACAAGGATCAGCGGCTTGCCAACGTCCGCAAGCTCCAGTCCATTGCCGCCAGCGATATGAACGTCACGGGGAGGCAGTTTGCCGAGGCCCTACGGGACGTCCACCGGCTCCAGCACAAGGAGAACGACGCGATTGCCTACGATCGCGAGGACGATGCCGCGATAATCAGCACGATCCACAAAGCCAAGGGCCTCGAATTCCCCGTTGTGGTTCTCCCCTACCTGGGAGAGTGGAAGCCCCAAGTCACGTTTGGCCGGAAAACGGAAGTGCAGCCGGCCACGGGTTTGGTCGTCCTCTCCGAACGGGACATCATGCAGTGCGGGCGGTTCCGGCTGTTGCGCCACTGCCAGGAAGGCCAGGAGGCCGAACGCGAGCAGCACCGCAACCTCTATGTGGCGATGACGCGTGCCAAGGAACGGCTATGCCTCGGCGTTCTCGGCAACCCTCAGACGAAGAGTTTGGCTATCACGCTCATTTCCGCCCTTGGCGACAAGCCCAGGGGAGTTCGACATCGGATGTTGGCCGAAGGCGTTAGCGATCCGGAAGATTGGGAATGA
- the pepX gene encoding Xaa-Pro dipeptidyl-peptidase, translating to MVTAARVSRHGTLLFALITCSMAFGQAKPIFVDGQAQEVPEFSDSKEWIREQLWVETEFDSDKDGKRDRVHVDVTRQKQTETEGLKVPVIYESSPYFAGTGGGRSILWDVKHELGAEPPARTSRPEIPFNPDRKSVSTGLVSTWVPRGFAVVHSEAPGTGLSTGSPTVGGDPERLAPKAVIDWLNGRAKGFTTLDGTAEVKATWCTGKVGMIGTSYNGTLPVAAATTGVKGLEAIIPVAPNTSYYHYYRSNGLVRHPGGWLGEDIDSLYDFINSGNPARRATGDKLYRDGEFVKGRDRVTGDYNAFWASRDLLKHVGNIRCAVLMAHGFNDWNVVPEHSFRISQAIKGKVPLVQYYHQFGHGGDPPFPMVNKWFTRFLYGIENGIEKGPKAFIVREATEGGGRRSRGEPTPYADFPNPEAAPITLYLSPGGKTMGGLGTKKAPSSGTETLVDDVQFSPAALASAEDSPNRLIYATPELVAPVHISGTARVTIRLASSAPAANLSVYLVQLPWTVGQIGTANLVTRGWADPQNHRSLTKGGNYDSMEKGQPLKPGQFVTLTFDLQPDDQIIPAGKRIGLMIFSSDRDFTIWPKAGTKLTVDLSGTYIVLPTVGGGAEFGKAVSGPSR from the coding sequence ATGGTTACGGCCGCCCGCGTCTCCCGGCATGGCACGCTATTGTTCGCCTTGATCACTTGCTCCATGGCCTTCGGCCAGGCCAAGCCTATCTTCGTCGATGGTCAGGCACAAGAGGTTCCCGAGTTTTCTGATTCCAAGGAGTGGATCCGCGAGCAGCTGTGGGTGGAAACCGAGTTTGACTCCGACAAGGATGGCAAGCGGGATCGCGTGCACGTAGATGTGACTCGCCAAAAGCAGACCGAAACCGAGGGACTGAAAGTGCCCGTCATCTATGAGTCCTCACCGTACTTTGCGGGAACAGGAGGCGGCAGGTCGATTCTGTGGGATGTCAAGCACGAGCTCGGCGCAGAGCCTCCGGCGCGGACCAGCCGTCCGGAAATCCCCTTCAACCCGGACCGAAAGTCTGTATCCACCGGGCTTGTGTCCACGTGGGTTCCCCGTGGGTTTGCGGTCGTCCACTCCGAGGCGCCGGGAACCGGCCTCTCAACCGGCAGCCCAACCGTCGGCGGCGATCCGGAGCGGCTGGCGCCAAAGGCCGTCATCGACTGGCTCAATGGTCGAGCCAAAGGTTTCACCACCCTTGATGGAACGGCGGAAGTGAAGGCGACCTGGTGCACCGGCAAAGTGGGGATGATCGGAACGTCCTACAATGGCACGTTGCCGGTCGCTGCAGCGACCACTGGCGTTAAGGGACTGGAAGCGATTATTCCAGTGGCCCCCAACACGTCCTACTACCATTACTATCGGTCGAACGGCCTTGTACGCCACCCCGGAGGCTGGTTAGGCGAGGACATCGATTCCCTGTATGACTTCATCAACAGCGGCAACCCCGCGCGCCGCGCCACCGGCGACAAGCTATATCGGGATGGCGAGTTTGTCAAGGGGCGAGACCGCGTCACCGGGGACTACAACGCATTCTGGGCCTCACGAGACCTGCTTAAGCATGTCGGCAACATTCGATGTGCCGTGCTCATGGCCCATGGGTTCAACGATTGGAACGTGGTGCCTGAGCACAGCTTCCGCATTAGCCAGGCGATCAAGGGCAAGGTGCCGCTGGTCCAGTACTACCATCAGTTCGGACATGGCGGGGATCCCCCCTTCCCCATGGTGAACAAGTGGTTTACCCGGTTCCTCTACGGCATTGAAAACGGCATCGAGAAGGGCCCAAAGGCCTTTATCGTGCGAGAGGCCACGGAAGGCGGTGGCCGCCGCTCGCGAGGAGAACCGACGCCTTACGCAGACTTTCCAAACCCTGAGGCCGCACCGATCACGCTCTACCTTTCTCCGGGGGGTAAGACCATGGGCGGCCTAGGGACCAAGAAGGCTCCGAGCAGTGGCACCGAGACGCTGGTCGACGACGTCCAGTTCAGCCCAGCCGCGCTTGCCTCAGCCGAGGATTCGCCAAACCGGCTGATCTACGCTACGCCTGAGCTCGTTGCGCCGGTGCACATTTCCGGCACGGCCCGAGTCACCATCCGGCTCGCGTCCAGCGCTCCAGCCGCGAACCTCTCCGTTTATCTGGTCCAGCTGCCGTGGACGGTCGGTCAGATTGGAACCGCCAATCTGGTTACTCGAGGTTGGGCCGATCCTCAGAACCACCGATCGCTGACCAAGGGCGGCAACTATGATTCGATGGAGAAGGGCCAGCCGCTAAAGCCGGGTCAGTTCGTCACCCTCACGTTCGACCTTCAGCCGGATGACCAGATCATTCCGGCCGGGAAGCGGATCGGCCTCATGATTTTCTCAAGCGATCGAGACTTCACGATCTGGCCGAAGGCGGGAACCAAGCTGACCGTCGACTTGAGCGGGACCTACATCGTGTTGCCGACCGTTGGTGGCGGCGCGGAATTCGGGAAGGCGGTTAGCGGTCCTAGCCGCTAA
- the mdeA gene encoding L-methionine gamma-lyase — MSGARDFGFETRMLHAGQIPDPYVGARATPIYQTTSYVFEDSDQAAHLFELKQYGNIYSRISNPTTAVLEERVASLEGATGAVAVASGMAAEFGTFMTLCEPGDHLVASNQLYGGTMTMLAHTVSKLSLDVTFVDPDNAAEWEAAMTPKTRAIFVESIGNPTNSVPDFEKLAAIATHQRVPLIVDSTFTTPYLFRPIEHGAAIVIHSATKFLGGHGTSIGGIVVDSGDFDFSRFPTIAEKSASYHGLRFYDTFGHYGFLMKLRAETVRDTGASISPFNSFLILQGIETLSLRMQRHVENAVAVARFLEGHKDVAKVHYAGLPSHPHYERARRYMPKGAGAVLSFEIRGDGDAARVRGSKFIEALNLFSHLANVGDAKSLVIHPASTTHQQMSEAELLAARISPGMIRLSVGLETIDDLLWDLDQALETSK; from the coding sequence ATGAGCGGTGCCCGCGACTTTGGCTTTGAGACCCGAATGCTGCATGCCGGCCAGATTCCCGATCCTTATGTGGGGGCCCGGGCGACGCCGATCTATCAAACGACGAGCTACGTATTCGAGGATTCCGACCAAGCCGCCCATTTGTTCGAGCTGAAACAGTACGGCAACATCTACTCGCGGATCAGCAACCCCACCACCGCGGTTCTCGAGGAGCGGGTCGCATCGCTGGAAGGCGCAACCGGGGCCGTAGCGGTCGCGAGCGGCATGGCGGCTGAGTTCGGGACCTTCATGACCTTATGCGAGCCTGGCGATCACCTTGTCGCTTCCAACCAGCTCTATGGTGGCACCATGACGATGCTGGCTCACACGGTGAGCAAGCTTTCTCTCGACGTCACCTTCGTCGATCCCGATAATGCGGCTGAATGGGAGGCCGCGATGACGCCCAAGACGCGCGCGATCTTCGTTGAGTCGATCGGCAACCCGACCAACAGCGTGCCCGACTTTGAAAAGCTCGCCGCCATTGCGACGCACCAAAGAGTCCCCCTCATCGTGGATAGCACCTTCACCACGCCTTACCTTTTCCGGCCCATCGAACACGGAGCAGCGATCGTCATTCATTCGGCGACCAAATTCTTAGGCGGGCACGGCACCAGCATCGGTGGAATCGTGGTTGATTCCGGCGATTTTGATTTCAGCCGCTTTCCAACGATCGCCGAAAAGTCCGCATCCTATCACGGCCTGAGGTTTTACGACACATTCGGCCATTACGGCTTCCTGATGAAGCTCCGAGCCGAGACGGTGAGGGACACCGGCGCCAGTATCTCGCCCTTCAATTCCTTCTTGATCCTGCAGGGCATCGAAACCCTCAGCTTGAGGATGCAACGGCATGTCGAGAATGCGGTCGCGGTTGCCCGGTTTCTCGAAGGTCACAAAGACGTCGCGAAGGTCCACTACGCAGGCTTGCCGAGCCACCCCCATTACGAGCGCGCCCGGCGCTACATGCCGAAGGGTGCCGGGGCAGTCTTGTCGTTCGAAATCAGGGGTGATGGAGACGCGGCCCGGGTGCGCGGGAGCAAGTTCATCGAGGCCCTCAACCTCTTCTCCCACTTGGCCAACGTCGGCGATGCCAAAAGTCTCGTTATCCACCCGGCTTCGACAACCCACCAGCAGATGTCGGAAGCAGAGCTCCTTGCCGCCCGGATTTCGCCGGGAATGATTCGGCTGAGCGTGGGGTTGGAAACCATCGACGACCTTCTGTGGGACCTCGACCAAGCGCTGGAGACAAGCAAGTAA